Proteins co-encoded in one Rhodococcus sp. PAMC28707 genomic window:
- a CDS encoding acyl-CoA dehydrogenase translates to MTMALTEQERDLTDAVRAWAARTVTSDVLRSAVDAETEERPAFWSSLAALGVLGLHLKEEDGGAGCGLSETAVVAEELGRALVPGPFLSTVLLSAVLDEAGRSEELAALADGSTIGAISLHPGSLRLTSDANQSVLAGASDFVVSGQIGDLFLLAALDAENKTVFVLVPRERLEIAAVESYDLLRRNATATARSLALEPGDILSIDARRVFDLAAILFSAEASGVADWAVRTAGDYARTRRQFGRIIGQFQGVKHRIARMLIRSEQARVCAWDAARAADAGAPPAEVSLAAAVAGATALDAAFTLTKDCIQILGGIGYTWEHDAHLYLRRAQTLLLMLGSTASWRSRVTVATLAGTRRSLEVELPPEAEQVRAKVRSELAAIADSDDADRIRLLAEKGYAAPHFPAPWGRGADAVEQLVIAEELASFSLVPYDMIIGNWVVPTLIEHGSPEQVEKFVPASLRGDIRWCQLFSEPGAGSDLAGLSTKATKVDGGWRLQGQKVWTSMAREAHWGICLARTDASVPKHKGLSYFLVDMRNSPGLDIRPLREITGESLFNEVFFDDVFVPDEMLVGESGAGWKLARTTLANERVSLSNDSSLGSGGEALLSLAAELPSGLDAQQSAVLGEVLCDAQSGGLLALRTTLRTLTGAQPGAESSVAKVIGVEHIQQVWEVAMEWAGPSSLVGEQPRSSAQHMFLNAQCLSIAGGTTNVQLNIIGERLLGLPRDPEPGK, encoded by the coding sequence ATGACAATGGCGTTGACCGAACAAGAACGGGACCTCACCGACGCGGTTCGCGCATGGGCAGCCCGTACCGTGACCTCCGACGTTCTGCGCAGTGCAGTCGATGCCGAGACCGAGGAGCGCCCCGCCTTCTGGAGCTCGCTGGCTGCTCTCGGCGTGCTTGGCCTCCATTTGAAGGAAGAAGATGGCGGCGCAGGTTGCGGATTGAGTGAAACTGCCGTGGTAGCAGAGGAACTCGGCAGAGCCTTGGTTCCGGGGCCGTTCCTCTCGACTGTCCTTCTCAGCGCGGTACTCGACGAAGCAGGTCGCAGCGAGGAGCTTGCGGCCCTGGCCGACGGCTCGACGATCGGGGCGATATCGCTGCACCCCGGTTCGTTGCGTCTGACTTCCGACGCGAACCAGTCGGTACTCGCCGGTGCATCGGATTTCGTCGTCAGTGGCCAGATCGGTGATCTCTTCTTGCTGGCCGCGCTCGATGCAGAGAACAAGACGGTTTTCGTCCTCGTCCCGCGAGAGCGCCTCGAGATCGCTGCCGTGGAGAGCTATGATCTCCTGCGGCGCAATGCAACTGCGACTGCGCGCAGTCTCGCGCTCGAGCCCGGCGACATCCTCTCGATCGATGCCCGTCGCGTGTTCGATCTGGCGGCAATTCTCTTCTCCGCAGAGGCTTCGGGTGTTGCAGACTGGGCGGTGCGCACCGCCGGTGACTACGCCCGAACGCGCCGACAGTTCGGGCGAATCATCGGTCAGTTCCAAGGCGTCAAACACCGCATCGCGCGCATGCTCATTCGCAGCGAGCAAGCACGCGTGTGCGCATGGGACGCCGCCCGTGCGGCGGACGCAGGTGCGCCTCCTGCAGAGGTGTCGCTTGCTGCTGCTGTCGCGGGAGCTACCGCGCTCGATGCTGCATTCACCTTGACCAAGGACTGCATTCAGATCCTCGGTGGAATCGGATACACCTGGGAACACGACGCGCACCTCTACCTTCGGCGGGCGCAGACCCTACTGCTCATGCTCGGATCGACCGCGTCCTGGCGTTCTCGGGTGACGGTTGCGACGCTCGCCGGGACCCGGCGTTCACTCGAAGTGGAGCTTCCACCGGAAGCCGAACAGGTTCGCGCGAAGGTGCGATCCGAGCTTGCTGCGATTGCCGATTCCGACGATGCCGATCGCATCCGATTGTTGGCAGAAAAGGGCTACGCAGCTCCACATTTTCCGGCACCGTGGGGTCGAGGGGCAGACGCCGTCGAACAACTGGTGATCGCCGAGGAATTGGCCTCGTTCTCTCTCGTTCCGTACGACATGATCATCGGTAACTGGGTGGTGCCCACGCTCATCGAGCATGGCAGCCCCGAACAGGTCGAGAAGTTCGTCCCGGCGAGCCTGCGCGGAGACATTCGTTGGTGTCAGCTGTTTTCCGAACCCGGTGCAGGCTCCGACCTCGCCGGATTGAGTACCAAGGCGACCAAGGTGGACGGCGGCTGGCGATTGCAGGGCCAGAAAGTCTGGACGTCCATGGCGCGTGAAGCGCACTGGGGGATCTGCCTCGCGCGCACCGACGCATCGGTGCCGAAGCACAAAGGTTTGTCCTATTTCCTCGTCGACATGCGCAACAGCCCTGGGCTCGACATCCGACCTCTCCGAGAGATCACCGGCGAATCGTTGTTCAACGAGGTCTTCTTCGACGACGTGTTCGTTCCGGACGAAATGTTGGTGGGGGAGAGCGGCGCCGGATGGAAATTGGCTCGAACGACACTCGCGAACGAACGAGTCTCGTTGTCGAACGATTCCTCTCTCGGCTCGGGCGGTGAGGCGTTGTTGAGTCTCGCCGCCGAATTGCCCAGCGGCCTCGACGCCCAGCAATCGGCAGTTCTCGGTGAAGTTCTGTGTGACGCCCAATCCGGGGGATTGCTCGCACTGCGGACCACGCTGCGGACACTTACCGGCGCCCAACCCGGAGCGGAATCCTCGGTCGCGAAAGTTATCGGCGTGGAGCACATTCAACAGGTGTGGGAAGTGGCGATGGAGTGGGCCGGACCGTCGTCTCTGGTCGGTGAGCAGCCCCGAAGTTCCGCGCAACACATGTTCTTGAATGCCCAGTGCCTGTCGATAGCGGGTGGCACCACCAACGTTCAGCTCAACATCATCGGCGAACGGTTGCTGGGCCTGCCGCGGGATCCCGAGCCAGGTAAGTGA
- a CDS encoding TetR family transcriptional regulator produces MPRIAEVRDAAEPSSVEQHARHVRIIQAAAALGAEKELARVQMHDVAKSAGVAIGTLYRYFPSKTHLFVAVMVDQIDRMGSGLTKGASAAARPSDAVYDVLVRATRGLLRRPLLSTAMIQSTTASNVAAVPDAAKVDLAFRQLLLEAAGIEMPTESDLTALRLVVQLWFGVIQSCLNGRVSFLDAEHDIRRGCDLLLVDLSPR; encoded by the coding sequence GTGCCGAGAATTGCCGAAGTTCGCGACGCCGCAGAGCCGAGTTCGGTCGAGCAGCACGCTCGGCACGTCCGCATAATCCAGGCGGCGGCAGCACTCGGGGCCGAGAAGGAACTAGCACGCGTCCAGATGCACGACGTAGCCAAGTCTGCGGGGGTTGCCATCGGGACGCTGTACCGGTACTTCCCGTCGAAGACTCATCTCTTCGTTGCCGTGATGGTCGATCAGATCGACCGGATGGGTTCGGGTCTCACCAAAGGGGCATCCGCCGCAGCGCGGCCCAGTGACGCGGTGTACGACGTACTGGTGCGCGCCACGCGTGGGTTGCTGCGCCGGCCGCTGCTGTCGACGGCCATGATTCAGTCCACGACGGCTTCCAACGTCGCGGCCGTACCCGATGCGGCGAAGGTCGATCTGGCGTTCCGTCAGCTCCTGCTCGAGGCGGCCGGAATCGAAATGCCCACCGAATCGGATCTGACGGCCCTTAGATTGGTCGTGCAACTGTGGTTCGGGGTCATTCAGTCCTGCCTGAACGGACGCGTGTCGTTCCTCGACGCGGAGCACGACATTCGCCGAGGATGCGATCTGCTTCTCGTCGACCTGTCGCCCCGCTGA
- a CDS encoding AMP-binding protein has translation MTQDLASEKKTTVQDGEGHRGTIAEMLLDRLGDHHDGLRTREQDWTWHEVVLESAARGALAESMRVDGPFHIGVLLENTPEFVFWLGGAALVGGTIVGINPTKRGAELEAEIRYVDCQLIVTDAAGMTMLSSLDLGLTPDRFVVVDEPEYLDKCAGFMQEAPVAAPSVDSSSLMLLLFTSGTTGASKAVRCSQGRLARLAYTNSAKYGHSRDDVDYCCMPLFHGNALMALWAPALANGAVVCLTPKFSASGFLPDVRFFGATFFTYVGKALAYLMATPESEDDHVNTLVRGFGTEASPEDKGEFVRRFGAELFEGYGSSEGAGSVTLDPNAPAGALGRPAHKNIAIVDPETREKKGLARCDEYGRVLNPDESIGEMVDMAGASAFEGYYKNESAVSDRLRHGWYWTGDLGYIDEDGFIYFAGRKGDWIRVDGENTSALMVERICRRYPYVIATGVYSVPDPRSGDQVMAALEVPDVEAFDAADFASFLTAQDDLGTKSAPRFLRVSANLPVTGSNKIVKNKLQQQNWRCEDLIFRWEGRGAPQYRLMTEEDKNLLEKEFDTYGRRRFLSA, from the coding sequence ATGACCCAGGATTTGGCCTCCGAGAAGAAGACCACCGTGCAGGACGGCGAGGGGCATCGCGGGACCATCGCGGAGATGCTTCTCGATCGACTGGGCGATCACCACGACGGACTACGAACCCGCGAGCAGGACTGGACGTGGCACGAGGTAGTCCTGGAGAGTGCAGCGCGCGGTGCGCTCGCCGAGTCGATGCGCGTCGACGGACCGTTCCACATCGGTGTCCTGCTCGAGAACACTCCTGAATTCGTGTTCTGGCTCGGTGGCGCGGCGCTGGTCGGTGGAACGATCGTCGGGATCAATCCGACAAAGCGGGGTGCGGAACTCGAAGCCGAGATTCGCTACGTCGACTGCCAGTTGATCGTCACCGACGCTGCCGGTATGACCATGCTTTCCAGCCTCGATCTGGGCCTGACGCCGGATCGGTTCGTAGTTGTCGACGAGCCCGAATACCTCGACAAGTGTGCAGGTTTTATGCAAGAGGCGCCGGTAGCAGCACCGTCGGTCGATAGTTCGAGCCTGATGTTGTTGCTGTTCACCTCCGGGACGACGGGCGCATCCAAAGCGGTCCGCTGCAGTCAAGGACGACTTGCCAGGCTCGCCTACACCAACTCGGCCAAGTACGGACATTCGCGCGACGACGTCGACTACTGCTGCATGCCGTTGTTTCACGGCAATGCACTGATGGCGCTGTGGGCCCCGGCTCTCGCCAACGGCGCAGTCGTGTGCTTGACCCCTAAGTTCTCCGCGTCGGGATTCCTGCCTGATGTGCGATTCTTCGGCGCGACCTTCTTTACCTATGTCGGGAAGGCCCTCGCCTACTTGATGGCGACACCGGAGTCCGAGGACGACCACGTCAACACACTCGTCAGAGGATTCGGTACCGAAGCGTCCCCGGAGGACAAGGGGGAGTTCGTCAGGCGATTCGGTGCCGAACTGTTCGAGGGTTACGGATCGAGTGAAGGCGCCGGTTCGGTAACGCTGGATCCGAATGCACCGGCGGGCGCGCTCGGTCGTCCCGCTCACAAGAACATCGCAATCGTGGACCCTGAGACGCGTGAGAAGAAAGGGCTCGCCCGGTGCGACGAGTACGGAAGGGTTCTCAACCCAGACGAGTCCATCGGTGAGATGGTCGATATGGCCGGCGCGTCGGCCTTCGAGGGCTACTACAAGAACGAGAGCGCCGTCTCGGACCGGCTGCGGCACGGCTGGTATTGGACGGGCGACCTCGGCTACATAGACGAGGACGGCTTCATCTACTTCGCCGGACGCAAGGGCGACTGGATTCGGGTCGACGGTGAGAATACCTCGGCGCTGATGGTCGAGCGCATCTGCCGGCGCTACCCGTACGTCATTGCCACCGGCGTCTACTCGGTGCCGGACCCGCGTTCGGGTGATCAGGTGATGGCTGCGCTGGAGGTGCCCGACGTCGAAGCCTTCGACGCCGCGGACTTCGCATCGTTCCTCACCGCGCAGGACGACCTGGGAACCAAGTCGGCGCCGCGCTTTCTTCGAGTTTCGGCGAACCTGCCTGTGACAGGTTCCAATAAAATTGTCAAAAACAAGCTGCAGCAGCAGAATTGGCGCTGCGAAGACCTGATCTTCCGGTGGGAGGGTCGAGGGGCTCCTCAGTACCGGTTGATGACCGAAGAAGACAAAAACCTGTTGGAAAAGGAATTCGACACCTATGGGCGTCGACGGTTCCTGTCCGCCTGA
- a CDS encoding steroid 3-ketoacyl-CoA thiolase, producing the protein MLAQNTPVIVEAARTPIGRRRGALSGVHPATLLGVAQRAVLDRSSVPAASVGQVVGGCVTQAGEQSNNVTRQAWLHAGLPYGTASTTIDCACGSSQQAVHVIAGLIASGQIDAGIGCGVEVMSRVFLGQAATPETGNPYPPDWTIDMGDQFTSAQRIADLRGITRQDADALGLLSQQRAGRAWADGVFDREIVPVDVPVLGEDGAPTGESVRVERDGGLRETSAAALAGLAPVMPNQIHTAGNSSQISDGAAAVLLMSEARAHELGVRPRARILASAMIGSDPYYHLDGPIESTALVLERAKMSLADIDLVEINEAFASVVLSWAQVHGADMSKVNVNGGAIALGHAVGSTGARLITSALHELERSDKSTALVTMCAGGAQSTATIIERIR; encoded by the coding sequence ATGCTTGCTCAGAACACCCCGGTGATCGTCGAGGCGGCCAGAACACCTATCGGACGCCGACGAGGGGCCCTGTCGGGCGTGCACCCCGCCACGCTCCTCGGCGTGGCGCAGCGCGCAGTTCTCGACCGATCTTCCGTCCCGGCAGCAAGCGTGGGTCAGGTCGTCGGCGGTTGCGTCACCCAAGCGGGCGAACAGTCGAACAACGTGACTCGGCAGGCATGGCTGCATGCCGGACTGCCCTACGGCACCGCGTCGACGACCATCGATTGTGCCTGCGGGTCATCCCAACAGGCCGTACACGTGATCGCCGGCCTTATCGCATCCGGCCAGATCGACGCCGGCATCGGATGCGGTGTCGAGGTGATGAGCCGGGTCTTCCTCGGTCAAGCCGCTACTCCCGAAACTGGAAACCCGTATCCGCCGGACTGGACCATCGACATGGGTGACCAGTTCACCTCGGCGCAACGCATCGCCGATCTTCGCGGAATCACGAGGCAAGACGCCGACGCGTTGGGCCTGCTCTCGCAGCAGCGGGCCGGCCGCGCGTGGGCAGATGGGGTCTTCGACCGCGAAATCGTCCCGGTCGACGTTCCAGTCCTGGGCGAAGATGGCGCCCCCACCGGCGAGAGCGTGCGTGTGGAACGCGACGGGGGACTGCGTGAGACGAGCGCGGCCGCCCTCGCCGGACTTGCGCCCGTGATGCCGAATCAGATTCATACCGCCGGCAATTCTTCACAGATCAGTGACGGCGCGGCCGCAGTGCTGCTGATGAGCGAGGCACGGGCACACGAGCTCGGAGTCCGTCCGCGTGCACGGATTCTCGCCTCGGCAATGATCGGCTCGGATCCTTACTATCACCTCGATGGTCCGATCGAGTCCACCGCGCTAGTACTCGAACGCGCCAAGATGTCGCTTGCCGACATCGATCTGGTCGAAATCAACGAGGCCTTCGCTTCGGTGGTGTTGTCCTGGGCCCAGGTTCACGGCGCAGATATGTCCAAGGTCAACGTGAACGGCGGCGCTATTGCGCTGGGACACGCAGTCGGTTCGACCGGAGCTCGGTTGATCACCTCGGCGTTGCACGAGCTCGAACGTTCCGACAAGTCCACCGCGTTGGTGACGATGTGTGCCGGTGGTGCACAGTCCACAGCGACGATCATCGAACGCATCCGGTAA
- a CDS encoding class I adenylate-forming enzyme family protein, with the protein MTASTDPQFYLDQVITRLTGPGGRFELAEESVLGTRMPVMKNRTRGVGELLAASAKWGERDYLITADRSLSYAEHATAAAALATALREDYGVSKGDRVAILGANSMEWVIAFWATQSLGAITVALNSWWVPREIEYGVKHSRPSVIIADAKRAATLAEMKLDIPVLTMHEDLPKIIEQYRGAPLPVTAVDEDDPAAILYTSGTSGKPKGALHSQRNILAVVDYHRFSDAIVAAFKGVDFDPSLPSDKKYLLTSPLFHIASLHNLVIPRLATGSAVVMNEGAFDVDTILGLVERERVTDWGAVPTMAARLVEHGNLDRFDLSSLTSFALASAPSSIAFKERLRQEVPFAKNSLVDSYGLTECSTAIAVAAGPDLERHPGTLGRPIITVSLEIRDPFGEWLPDGTEGEICVRSPFVMLGYWEDEAATEAAIAPGRWLRTGDFGLIEDGRLRLTGRRSDLILRGGENVYPVEIEQCLDEHPDVLECAVIGTPHTDLGQEVSAVVVLRPGAVLEESELREWTAERLSYFKVPTRWRITGDSLPRNATGKLSRRDISL; encoded by the coding sequence ATGACCGCTTCTACAGATCCGCAGTTCTACCTCGATCAGGTGATCACCCGGCTCACCGGACCCGGCGGGAGGTTCGAACTGGCCGAGGAATCGGTACTGGGAACTCGCATGCCCGTGATGAAGAACCGGACGCGGGGAGTGGGCGAACTGCTGGCGGCGTCGGCGAAGTGGGGCGAGAGGGACTACCTCATCACTGCGGACCGCAGTTTGTCCTACGCCGAACACGCCACCGCCGCCGCCGCGTTGGCGACCGCTCTGCGCGAGGACTACGGGGTGAGCAAGGGAGACCGCGTAGCAATTCTCGGCGCCAATTCGATGGAATGGGTCATTGCGTTCTGGGCCACGCAGTCGCTCGGCGCCATCACGGTCGCTTTGAACAGCTGGTGGGTTCCCCGCGAAATCGAATACGGTGTGAAGCACAGCAGGCCCAGCGTGATCATCGCCGACGCCAAACGCGCCGCAACGCTGGCCGAGATGAAGCTCGACATCCCGGTCCTGACGATGCACGAAGACCTACCGAAGATCATCGAGCAGTACCGCGGCGCCCCGCTCCCGGTCACCGCTGTCGACGAAGACGATCCCGCAGCAATCCTCTATACGAGCGGCACGAGCGGCAAGCCCAAGGGCGCCCTGCACTCACAGCGAAATATACTCGCGGTGGTCGATTACCACCGATTCAGCGACGCTATCGTCGCCGCATTCAAAGGTGTCGATTTCGATCCGTCGCTCCCGAGCGATAAAAAGTACCTACTCACCTCGCCCTTGTTCCATATCGCCAGCCTTCACAATCTCGTGATCCCTCGCCTCGCAACCGGCAGCGCGGTCGTCATGAACGAAGGCGCCTTCGACGTCGACACCATCCTCGGCCTCGTCGAACGTGAGCGAGTGACGGACTGGGGCGCGGTGCCCACCATGGCTGCCCGTCTCGTCGAACACGGCAATCTCGACCGCTTCGATCTGAGCTCGCTGACCTCGTTCGCACTTGCGTCCGCGCCTTCGTCGATCGCGTTCAAAGAACGCTTGCGCCAAGAGGTTCCGTTCGCCAAGAACTCCCTGGTGGACAGCTACGGCCTGACCGAGTGCAGCACGGCCATCGCCGTCGCCGCCGGGCCGGACCTCGAGCGCCATCCCGGAACCCTGGGCCGACCCATCATCACCGTCAGCCTCGAGATCCGTGATCCGTTCGGTGAATGGCTTCCTGACGGCACCGAGGGCGAGATATGTGTACGTAGTCCCTTCGTGATGCTCGGATACTGGGAAGACGAAGCGGCAACCGAAGCCGCGATTGCACCGGGACGATGGTTGCGGACTGGAGACTTCGGGTTGATCGAGGACGGCAGACTTCGACTGACCGGCAGGCGTTCGGACCTGATCCTTCGTGGTGGAGAGAACGTCTATCCAGTCGAGATCGAGCAGTGCCTCGACGAACACCCCGACGTGCTCGAATGCGCGGTCATCGGAACGCCGCACACCGATCTCGGCCAAGAGGTGTCCGCGGTCGTGGTTCTTCGGCCAGGCGCTGTGCTCGAGGAAAGCGAACTGCGCGAGTGGACGGCGGAGCGGTTGTCTTACTTCAAGGTACCCACCCGCTGGCGAATCACCGGAGACAGCTTGCCCCGCAACGCAACCGGGAAACTGTCGAGGCGCGACATCAGCCTGTAA
- a CDS encoding PaaI family thioesterase: MITGSHPTYETSPSGTVLTSVSNDSAVDRATQAARRVIDALLRTDRGNANLERVTEELISVAQHLESHAPAVEERLIDMWNGEGVTRHDPATGLENAIAPPLVLEGKSDGSVEGTVVLTLAYQGPPGHVHGGVSALLLDHTLGVANAWAGKAGMTAQLNLRYHSPTPLFEPLTVTAKLDAVDGRKINTVGYIRTADGRVCVSVEALFIDKTVPRPR, translated from the coding sequence ATGATCACCGGTTCGCACCCCACGTATGAAACCAGTCCCTCGGGTACGGTGCTGACCTCGGTCAGCAACGATTCCGCAGTCGATCGAGCCACTCAAGCGGCACGCCGAGTGATCGATGCTCTGCTGCGTACCGATCGCGGCAACGCGAACCTCGAGCGGGTGACAGAGGAGCTGATCAGTGTGGCCCAGCACTTGGAGAGCCATGCGCCCGCGGTGGAAGAGCGACTGATCGACATGTGGAACGGCGAGGGCGTGACGCGGCACGACCCGGCGACCGGTCTCGAGAATGCGATCGCACCTCCGCTCGTGCTGGAAGGCAAGTCCGACGGATCGGTCGAAGGCACTGTCGTCTTGACGCTCGCATACCAGGGTCCTCCGGGACACGTGCACGGAGGAGTGTCGGCACTGCTGCTCGATCACACGCTCGGGGTCGCCAATGCGTGGGCCGGAAAAGCCGGCATGACAGCACAATTGAATCTTCGCTACCACTCCCCGACACCGTTGTTCGAGCCACTGACTGTCACTGCCAAGCTCGATGCAGTCGATGGCCGCAAGATCAACACGGTCGGCTATATCAGGACCGCAGACGGACGGGTATGCGTATCCGTCGAGGCATTGTTCATCGACAAAACGGTGCCACGTCCACGCTGA
- a CDS encoding FAD-dependent oxidoreductase produces MHESIECDVLVIGSGGGALTGAYCAAEAGQDTLVLEKTPLLGGTSAYSGGAVWLPGTAVQERANIGDSTAKAREYLRAVVGDYEVERQEAFVSTAPAVVDLLEKNPNIEFEWRPFPDYFRAPGRMDSGRAINALDIEPSAVGDLLERVRPELDADREGAPHPEGKLGGGRSLISRLLLALESTGNSRVLTETALTELIVENDAVVGALATGPDGKTLRILARRGILLAAGGIEKDQPLRDAESMPGLARWSMAAQGSNTGDAIQAAVRIGADTTLAGEAWYCPGVALPDGSAAFMVGVRGGLLVDDAGKRYLNESLPYDQFGRAMIEHGSERSYLVFEAADSGPVIPTISIPSVAADAHLEAGTWVMADTIEELATLLEVAPEVLRNTVEQFNEYASTGIDEQFHRGEDPYDMFFCRPVPEQPNAALTPLKKGPYVAARIVLSDLGTKSGVRTDVDARVLRENDTPIAGLYAAGNTSASLSGAKYPGPGVPLGTAMVFAYRAVRAMLA; encoded by the coding sequence ATGCACGAGTCGATCGAGTGCGATGTCCTGGTCATCGGTTCGGGCGGCGGCGCTCTGACCGGCGCGTACTGTGCCGCAGAAGCGGGCCAGGACACGCTGGTCCTCGAAAAGACACCACTACTCGGTGGCACGTCCGCGTACTCCGGCGGAGCCGTATGGCTACCCGGCACCGCCGTGCAAGAACGCGCGAACATCGGAGATTCGACGGCGAAGGCCCGGGAATACCTTCGAGCTGTCGTCGGTGATTACGAGGTCGAACGGCAAGAGGCATTCGTCTCGACGGCACCCGCCGTCGTCGATCTACTCGAGAAGAACCCGAACATCGAATTCGAATGGCGTCCGTTCCCGGACTACTTCCGCGCGCCCGGCCGAATGGATTCCGGACGGGCGATCAATGCCCTCGACATCGAGCCCTCCGCCGTCGGCGATCTGCTCGAGCGCGTCCGACCCGAACTCGATGCAGATCGTGAAGGAGCGCCGCACCCCGAAGGCAAGCTCGGCGGTGGACGTTCACTGATCTCTCGCCTGTTGTTGGCTCTGGAAAGCACGGGTAACTCTCGGGTGCTGACCGAGACGGCGTTGACGGAGCTGATCGTCGAGAACGACGCAGTAGTCGGCGCACTGGCTACCGGACCCGATGGGAAGACACTGCGCATCCTCGCGCGTCGCGGCATCCTGCTCGCTGCAGGCGGTATCGAAAAGGATCAGCCACTGCGAGATGCGGAGTCGATGCCGGGTCTCGCACGGTGGAGCATGGCAGCGCAAGGCTCGAATACCGGCGATGCAATTCAGGCTGCGGTCCGAATCGGCGCAGACACCACATTGGCCGGGGAAGCGTGGTACTGCCCCGGCGTCGCCTTGCCGGATGGGTCAGCGGCATTCATGGTCGGTGTCCGCGGTGGACTGCTCGTCGACGACGCCGGCAAGCGCTACCTCAACGAGTCGCTTCCGTACGACCAGTTCGGTCGCGCGATGATCGAGCACGGCAGCGAGCGGTCATACCTCGTATTCGAGGCAGCCGACAGCGGACCGGTGATTCCGACCATTTCGATTCCGTCGGTGGCCGCGGACGCTCATCTCGAAGCCGGTACGTGGGTCATGGCCGACACGATCGAAGAACTGGCAACACTGCTCGAGGTTGCACCCGAGGTTCTCCGGAACACCGTCGAGCAGTTCAACGAATACGCGAGCACCGGTATCGACGAGCAGTTCCATCGCGGCGAGGATCCCTACGACATGTTCTTCTGCCGGCCCGTTCCCGAACAGCCGAATGCGGCTTTGACGCCGCTGAAGAAGGGTCCGTACGTCGCCGCTCGAATTGTCTTGAGCGACCTGGGAACCAAGAGCGGCGTGCGCACCGACGTCGACGCTCGGGTGCTGCGTGAGAACGACACACCGATCGCGGGTCTCTACGCTGCCGGCAACACCAGCGCCTCCCTCAGTGGCGCGAAGTACCCAGGCCCAGGCGTGCCGCTCGGCACCGCAATGGTTTTCGCCTACCGAGCAGTTCGCGCCATGCTGGCCTGA
- a CDS encoding MaoC/PaaZ C-terminal domain-containing protein, protein MAIDLATALSAEPTVREISWTDRDVILYHLGVGAGENPLDPGQLGWVYEKNLSVLPTFALVAGGGISAGVSKSTGLQMPGVEVDLRKLLHSGQSLAAHAPIPTTGSAQITTRVANIWDKGKAAVIELEHVATDMDGRALFTTVMQIWARGEGGFGGEAGPDTTDTVPDREPDHLLQSSTRPDQAALYRLSGDLNPLHIDPSFAAAVGFDRPILHGLASYGIVCRTVVDRLLDSDPSRVRNFSVRFAGPLYPGEVLETAVWDEGGRLILRTRAPERDGQAILTHASMEVVS, encoded by the coding sequence ATGGCTATAGACCTCGCTACCGCCCTGTCCGCAGAGCCGACAGTGCGCGAGATCTCGTGGACCGACCGAGATGTGATCCTCTATCACCTCGGCGTCGGTGCGGGAGAGAACCCACTCGACCCCGGTCAACTCGGCTGGGTGTACGAAAAGAACCTCTCCGTGCTGCCGACCTTCGCTCTGGTTGCTGGAGGAGGTATTTCAGCGGGTGTCTCCAAGAGCACAGGCCTGCAGATGCCGGGCGTCGAAGTGGATCTGCGCAAGCTTCTGCACAGTGGCCAATCGTTGGCTGCGCATGCACCGATACCGACGACCGGCAGCGCCCAGATCACGACGCGTGTGGCGAACATCTGGGACAAGGGCAAGGCGGCAGTGATCGAACTCGAACATGTTGCGACCGATATGGATGGCCGTGCGCTGTTCACGACGGTGATGCAAATTTGGGCTCGTGGTGAGGGTGGCTTCGGTGGCGAGGCCGGACCGGACACCACTGACACCGTGCCGGATCGGGAACCGGATCATCTTTTGCAGTCTTCGACTCGTCCCGACCAAGCGGCGCTCTATCGACTCAGTGGTGACCTCAATCCTCTGCACATAGACCCGAGCTTCGCCGCGGCAGTAGGATTCGATCGGCCCATCCTGCACGGCCTCGCGTCCTACGGGATCGTGTGCCGGACAGTGGTCGACCGTCTGCTGGACTCCGACCCGAGCCGAGTTCGTAACTTCTCGGTCCGTTTCGCCGGGCCGTTGTATCCGGGCGAAGTACTGGAGACCGCCGTCTGGGACGAGGGCGGACGATTGATCCTCCGTACGAGGGCTCCCGAGCGCGATGGACAAGCCATCCTGACCCACGCATCCATGGAAGTAGTCTCATGA